The Sulfitobacter sp. S223 genome has a window encoding:
- a CDS encoding ornithine cyclodeaminase: MLAPSEKAFVPFVSVDHMMQLINHTGLAAMMQGICDQIEADFRRWPLFDKTPRVASHSDVGVIELMPTSDGDVYGFKYVNGHPGNMAGGLQTVTAFGLLSDVATGYPVLFSEMTILTALRTAATSALAARVLAPKGSTVMAMIGNGAQSEFQSIAMQAIVGIKEVRLFDIDPAATAKCARNLEGSGLNVVSCSTAEEAILGAQIITTCTADKQYATILTDNMVGAGVHINAIGGDCPGKTELAPAILNRAEIFVEYPEQTRIEGEIQQLDADHPVTEFWEVLTGAAQGRKDAKQITLFDSVGFAIEDFSALCYVRDAIKGTEFFTPLDMVADPDDPRDLFGMVARAK, from the coding sequence ATGCTAGCCCCATCCGAAAAGGCATTTGTGCCATTCGTCAGCGTCGATCACATGATGCAACTCATCAACCACACGGGCCTTGCAGCCATGATGCAAGGCATCTGCGACCAGATCGAGGCCGACTTCCGCCGCTGGCCGCTTTTTGACAAGACACCGCGCGTGGCATCACATTCTGATGTGGGCGTGATTGAATTGATGCCAACGTCTGACGGTGACGTCTACGGGTTCAAATACGTCAACGGCCATCCGGGCAACATGGCCGGAGGCCTCCAGACGGTCACTGCATTCGGTTTGCTATCGGACGTGGCAACGGGTTATCCGGTGCTGTTTTCTGAAATGACAATCCTGACCGCCTTGCGCACGGCAGCCACGTCGGCGCTGGCGGCGCGGGTGCTGGCGCCCAAAGGATCAACCGTAATGGCGATGATCGGCAACGGCGCTCAGTCCGAATTCCAGAGCATCGCGATGCAAGCCATCGTCGGCATCAAGGAGGTCCGCCTGTTTGACATAGACCCCGCCGCCACGGCCAAATGCGCCCGTAACCTTGAGGGCTCGGGCCTGAATGTTGTCAGCTGTAGCACTGCCGAAGAGGCTATACTGGGCGCACAGATCATCACGACCTGCACAGCGGACAAGCAGTATGCAACAATCCTGACCGACAATATGGTCGGCGCAGGTGTGCACATCAACGCCATTGGCGGCGATTGCCCCGGCAAGACAGAGCTGGCCCCCGCCATTCTGAACCGTGCTGAAATCTTTGTGGAATATCCCGAACAGACCCGCATCGAGGGCGAAATCCAGCAGCTTGACGCAGATCACCCAGTGACCGAATTCTGGGAAGTTTTGACCGGCGCGGCGCAGGGCCGTAAAGATGCCAAGCAGATCACCCTGTTCGACAGTGTGGGTTTCGCAATCGAGGATTTCTCGGCGCTATGCTATGTGCGCGATGCGATCAAGGGCACCGAATTCTTCACGCCTCTCGACATGGTGGCAGACCCTGATGACCCACGTGACCTGTTCGGCATGGTTGCACGGGCCAAATAG
- a CDS encoding Lrp/AsnC family transcriptional regulator, protein MDETDHKLIAALRHDARASLSDLAARLNMSRTTVRARIARLQERGEIVGFSVITRADVAQDPVRGLMMIEIEGRGAERIKRQLSAMSELRAVHSTNGRWDLIVEIGTPTLVDFDAVLSRIRRLEGVNASETSLLLSTQKSG, encoded by the coding sequence ATGGACGAAACGGATCATAAGTTGATTGCGGCTTTGCGCCATGATGCGCGGGCGTCCCTTTCTGATCTGGCAGCAAGGCTGAATATGTCACGCACCACTGTGCGCGCACGGATTGCCCGTCTGCAAGAGCGGGGTGAGATTGTCGGATTTTCTGTCATCACCCGCGCGGATGTGGCGCAAGACCCCGTGCGCGGCTTGATGATGATTGAGATTGAGGGCCGCGGTGCAGAGCGCATTAAGCGGCAACTCTCTGCCATGTCGGAACTGCGCGCGGTGCATTCTACCAACGGCCGTTGGGACCTAATCGTCGAGATTGGAACACCGACCTTGGTGGATTTTGACGCAGTGCTTAGCCGCATCAGGCGGCTGGAAGGGGTCAATGCGTCGGAAACCAGCCTGCTTCTGAGCACGCAAAAGTCAGGCTAG
- the ctlX gene encoding citrulline utilization hydrolase CtlX — translation MYPQAPCDVVMIRPHHFHSNPQTQGDNAYQKASDTDVSATARAEFDGVVAALRSHGVAVHDFDDTSDQTPDSVFPNNWFSTHAGGHVAIYPMYAPNRRTERRADIIEHLKTTFRVQDVIDYSGLEQDSLALEGTGAMVLDHIGRVAYVVRSRRADPVLLERFCTHFNFEPVAFDAADSAGRAVYHTNVLMAVGTRVALVGLDMITDPERRATVIARLEETGREVIALSEAQINAFAGNAIELEGSDGLIMALSKTAHNALTQNQIKRIGQHADLLPLSIPTLETAGGSVRCMIAGLHLSRR, via the coding sequence ATGTACCCCCAAGCCCCTTGTGATGTGGTGATGATCCGGCCTCACCACTTTCATTCCAACCCGCAAACGCAGGGTGACAACGCCTATCAGAAGGCGTCTGACACGGATGTCAGCGCCACTGCCCGGGCCGAGTTTGATGGTGTAGTCGCCGCATTGCGCAGCCATGGTGTGGCTGTGCATGACTTTGATGACACCTCTGACCAGACACCCGATTCTGTGTTTCCAAACAACTGGTTCTCGACCCATGCGGGGGGCCATGTGGCGATCTATCCGATGTATGCGCCAAACCGGCGGACTGAACGTCGTGCCGATATCATAGAGCACCTGAAAACCACGTTCCGCGTGCAGGATGTCATTGATTACTCCGGCTTGGAGCAAGACAGTCTGGCCTTGGAAGGCACCGGTGCCATGGTACTAGATCATATCGGGCGGGTCGCCTATGTGGTCCGGTCCCGTCGGGCAGATCCGGTTCTGTTGGAGCGTTTCTGCACTCACTTCAACTTTGAGCCGGTTGCATTTGACGCAGCAGATAGCGCCGGGCGCGCGGTTTACCACACCAACGTTCTGATGGCCGTAGGCACCCGCGTGGCCCTTGTGGGGCTGGATATGATCACCGATCCAGAACGCCGCGCCACCGTTATTGCCCGTCTGGAAGAAACGGGCCGCGAAGTCATTGCCCTGAGCGAGGCGCAAATCAACGCCTTTGCCGGCAACGCGATAGAGCTTGAAGGCAGCGACGGCTTGATAATGGCGCTGTCAAAAACGGCGCATAACGCGTTGACACAAAACCAGATTAAACGGATCGGGCAGCACGCCGACCTGCTGCCGCTGTCCATTCCAACACTCGAAACCGCCGGTGGATCGGTGCGCTGCATGATTGCAGGGCTGCACCTTTCGCGCCGCTAA
- the rocF gene encoding arginase, producing the protein MTPQHCILQGAPLDCGKIRRGCIMGPDAYRTAGLGPALQSLGHTVEDIGNVAPAPYTDVPHPKLHRLSETIAWTQSLADTTEASLARGMPITMGGDHALAAGTVLGAMRYAATQDRPLFVLWLDAHSDFHTLESTDSGNLHGTPVAYVTGRGDFSGWPTLPAPQPFDQIAMIGLRSVDPAERDALQETDITRVDMREIDETGIARPLGAFLDRVEAAGGMLHVSLDVDFLDPAAAPAVGTTVPGGATVREGHLVMEMINDSNLMTSLDLVELNPFLDERGRTAQLMVDLAASALGRNVFDRPTRAY; encoded by the coding sequence ATGACACCACAACACTGTATTCTTCAGGGCGCCCCGCTTGACTGTGGCAAAATCCGCCGTGGCTGCATCATGGGGCCGGACGCCTACCGCACCGCGGGGCTTGGGCCCGCTTTGCAAAGCCTTGGGCACACGGTCGAAGATATCGGTAACGTTGCGCCTGCCCCTTACACAGATGTACCGCACCCAAAGCTGCACCGTCTGTCAGAGACCATCGCATGGACCCAGAGCCTTGCAGACACGACCGAAGCATCACTGGCGCGCGGCATGCCCATTACGATGGGTGGCGATCACGCACTGGCGGCTGGCACTGTGCTGGGTGCGATGCGTTATGCAGCCACGCAAGACCGGCCTCTCTTTGTGCTTTGGCTGGATGCCCACAGTGATTTCCACACGCTGGAAAGCACCGACAGCGGCAACCTGCACGGCACACCTGTGGCCTATGTCACGGGGCGCGGAGATTTCTCTGGCTGGCCCACCCTGCCCGCGCCACAGCCTTTTGACCAGATCGCAATGATCGGCCTGCGCTCTGTCGATCCGGCGGAACGCGATGCCTTGCAAGAAACCGACATCACCCGCGTTGACATGCGCGAGATTGACGAAACCGGCATTGCGCGGCCTCTTGGTGCGTTCTTGGATCGGGTCGAAGCAGCAGGCGGCATGTTGCATGTCTCACTTGACGTGGATTTCCTTGATCCGGCGGCAGCACCGGCGGTTGGCACCACCGTTCCCGGTGGCGCGACCGTACGTGAAGGGCATCTGGTCATGGAGATGATCAACGATTCTAACCTGATGACCTCGCTTGATCTGGTAGAGCTGAACCCGTTTCTGGACGAACGCGGTCGCACGGCGCAGCTGATGGTCGATCTGGCCGCCTCTGCCCTTGGCCGCAATGTGTTTGACCGCCCAACACGAGCTTATTGA